In Hemiscyllium ocellatum isolate sHemOce1 chromosome 20, sHemOce1.pat.X.cur, whole genome shotgun sequence, one genomic interval encodes:
- the gpr146 gene encoding probable G-protein coupled receptor 146, translating to MWSCVGSNGTVNSVDQQFCYDLELVFSILSIIYLIICFPFSICYNSLLVLVNLYNKPSMTMPDVYFVNIAIAGLILSLVALTQLLGPDNPQWAVWTFNREVYITLLILFNISALVTMYSTTLLSLDYYIEQALPRTYMSSVYNTKHVCGFIWGGAVLTSFSSLLLYVCSHVPKIIECSKIQNKEVADTIMVFIGFFVPAIAVLYALILILRIRNQSTPLDQDSARLDPSTHKLLVATVCTQFILWTPYYMTLLVHITLNSKGSDLITQYHVYYFVKGLSKLLAYSCSFVIPLLYTYMHKNFTNKLRQLVRKLDCWTEGCSHQHSEVQQQVFLSES from the coding sequence ATGTGGAGTTGTGTAGGTTCTAATGGAACAGTAAACAGCGTGGATCAGCAGTTCTGCTACGACCTTGAATTGGTCTTTTCCATCCTCTCCATCATTTACCTCATCATCTGCTTCCCTTTCAGCATTTGCTACAATTCCTTGCTGGTCCTTGTTAACCTCTACAACAAGCCATCAATGACTATGCCTGATGTTTACTTTGTCAACATAGCAATCGCAGGCCTCATCCTCAGCCTTGTGGCTTTGACACAGCTGCTGGGCCCAGACAATCCACAGTGGGCTGTATGGACATTCAATAGGGAGGTCTACATCACCTTGCTAATATTGTTTAACATCTCAGCTTTGGTGACCATGTACTCTACCACTTTGCTCAGCTTGGACTACTACATTGAGCAAGCTTTGCCAAGAACTTACATGTCCAGTGTCTACAATACCAAGCACGTCTGTGGGTTTATCTGGGGAGGGGCTGTCCTCACCAGCTTTTCATCTCTTCTGCTGTACGTGTGCAGCCATGTTCCGAAGATAATTGAGTGTTCGAAAATACAgaataaagaagtggcagataccaTCATGGTGTTTATCGGTTTCTTTGTGCCTGCCATAGCAGTGCTGTATGCCTTGATACTAATTCTCCGAATACGGAACCAGTCCACTCCTCTTGATCAAGATTCTGCAAGACTGGATCCTTCTACACACAAATTGCTGGTGGCCACAGTCTGCACTCAGTTTATACTGTGGACCCCTTATTACATGACACTGTTGGTTCACATTACGTTAAACTCTAAAGGATCAGACTTGATAACACAGTATCATGTTTACTATTTTGTTAAGGGCTTATCTAAGCTGCTGGCTTATTCATGCAGCTTTGTTATACCACTACTCTATACTTACATGCACAAAAACTTCACCAACAAACTGAGGCAGCTAGTCAGAAAACTGgactgttggactgaaggatgcTCTCACCAACACTCAGAAGTGCAGCAACAAGTTTTTCTGAGCGAGAGCTAA